The following coding sequences are from one Cercospora beticola chromosome 4, complete sequence window:
- a CDS encoding uncharacterized protein (BUSCO:EOG092651K1) produces the protein MSAGPTNLWHRRLVKDTDAKACWICYKPTPTVLSTPDNSDWFYICPGHLTDPKFAISKDAEDLAKKAKDAEIEKEIEAVKKEFQEKMKKKMDRQRIKEWEKEGKNVKEEQKKLDEADEKTLKEEEEKKLKELEAKKSEAGKATVTVEGPRIFELNKNFWNMRLQKKAQAAAAKRQAERLRTPGFFPSVPQGP, from the coding sequence ATGTCCGCCGGCCCCACGAACCTCTGGCATCGCCGCCTGGTCAAAGATACCGACGCCAAAGCCTGCTGGATCTGCTACAAACCCACACCCACCGTGCTCTCGACCCCAGACAATTCCGACTGGTTCTACATTTGCCCAGGCCATCTCACAGATCCTAAATTCGCCATTTCAAAAGATGCCGAAGATCTCGCCAAGAAGGCCAAAGACGCCGAAATCGAGAAGGAAATTGAAGCTGTGAAGAAGGAATTCcaagagaagatgaagaagaagatggatCGACAGCGAATCAAAGAGTGGGAGAAGGAAGGGAAGAATGTTAAGGAAGAACAGAAGAAACTGGATGAGGCGGACGAAAAGACGctgaaagaggaggaggagaaaaaGTTGAAGGAGTTGGAAGCAAAGAAGAGTGAGGCCGGGAAGGCTACCGTCACGGTTGAAGGACCGAGGATATTTGAGTTGAATAAGAACTTCTGGAATATGAGGTtgcagaagaaggcgcaggCTGCGGCAGCGAAGAGGCAGGCTGAAAGACTGAGGACACCGGGCTTCTTTCCTAGTGTTCCACAAGGAccatga
- a CDS encoding uncharacterized protein (BUSCO:EOG092621S9), with protein sequence MSKDSTPAAGKLWGGRFTGGTDPIMTQYNESIYFDRAFYSQDIRGSVAFARANTKSGLLTPEEFSAIEKGFKQVQQEWEDGTFKIVPGVDEDIHTANERRLGEIIGTNIAGKLHTGRSRNDQVATDMRLWLRDQLSQLEEYLVAFLKVIAARAEKEIDHVMPGYTHLQRAQPIRWSHWMLLYGHYFASDLQRLREVRQRINKSPLGCGALAGNPFAIDRDAMAEELGFDGLIMNSMAGVGDRDFVIETMQWGSMLMTHLSRWAEDLIIYSTGEFAFVKLADTYSTGSSLMPQKKNPDSLELIRGKSGRAFGQMTGLMMSVKGIPSTYNKDLQESVEPLLDHVKTVGDSIQIATGVLSTLSIFPENMLRSLSPDMLATDLADYLVRKGVPFRETHHISGRVVQLAENERVPMDKLTFEQLQGVDGRFEKDVLEVFNYQASVEARSAKGGTSRSAVLEQIEAIKEILA encoded by the coding sequence ATGTCCAAAGACTCCACACCCGCCGCTGGCAAGCTCTGGGGCGGCCGCTTCACTGGCGGCACCGACCCCATCATGACCCAATACAACGAATCCATCTACTTCGACCGCGCCTTCTACTCTCAAGACATCCGCGGCAGCGTCGCTTTCGCTCGCGCAAATACAAAGTCTGGACTTCTCACACCAGAAGAATTCTCCGCGATTGAGAAAGGCTTCAAACAAGTCCAGCAAGAGTGGGAAGATGGCACGTTCAAAATCGTGCCTGGCGTCGATGAAGATATCCACACTGCGAACGAGCGACGATTGGGCGAGATTATCGGCACGAATATCGCGGGGAAGCTCCACACGGGACGTAGTCGAAATGATCAGGTTGCGACTGATATGAGGCTGTGGCTGAGGGACCAGCTTTCGCAGCTGGAAGAGTACTTGGTCGCATTTCTGAAGGTTATCGCTGCGAGGgcagagaaagagattgATCATGTCATGCCCGGATATACGCATCTGCAGCGCGCGCAGCCCATCAGGTGGAGTCATTGGATGTTGCTTTACGGACACTACTTTGCGAGTGATTTGCAGAGATTGAGGGAGGTGAGGCAGAGGATCAACAAGTCTCCTCTCGGATGTGGTGCTCTGGCAGGAAACCCTTTTGCGATTGATCGTGATGCCATGGCCGAGGAGCTGGGCTTTGATGGATTGATCATGAACTCCATGGCTGGTGTGGGAGATCGTGATTTTGTGATTGAGACAATGCAGTGGGGAAGTATGTTGATGACACATCTCTCTCGATGGGCGGAAGATTTGATCATTTACTCGACTGGAGAGTTCGCATTTGTCAAGTTGGCGGACACGTACTCCACCGGCTCAAGCTTGATGCCACAGAAGAAGAACCCCGACTCGCTGGAGCTGATCCGAGGCAAGAGCGGCAGGGCATTTGGCCAGATGACAGGTCTCATGATGAGTGTGAAGGGCATTCCCTCGACATACAACAAGGACTTACAAGAATCTGTCGAACCACTTCTGGATCATGTCAAGACCGTTGGCGACAGCATCCAAATCGCCACTGGTGTCCTCTCGACCCTTTCCATCTTCCCCGAGAACATGCTTCGGTCACTATCTCCCGACATGCTCGCTACTGATCTGGCAGACTACCTCGTGCGAAAAGGTGTCCCCTTCCGCGAGACGCACCACATCTCAGGACGCGTGGTGCAGCTCGCAGAGAATGAGCGCGTGCCGATGGATAAGCTCACGTTTGAGCAGCTACAAGGCGTAGATGGCCGATTCGAGAAAGATGTTTTGGAAGTGTTCAACTATCAAGCTAGTGTTGAGGCTCGCTCGGCAAAGGGCGGCACCAGCAGGAGCGCTGTGCTGGAGCAGATTGAGGCCATCAAGGAAATTTTGGCGTAA
- the CCP1 gene encoding heme peroxidase (CAZy:AA2), with product MASTSRTLTRALRSPPPTQAFRSSASKRSAQLFQQQARRGYSSEAPKAASNWYIWGAGGVALGVGGYFAVRGTKQSSDAKSETVFTPTKDDYQKVYDAIAAKIIEEDDYDDGSYGPVLLRLGWHASGTYDAATGTGGSNGATMRFAPERDHGANAGLTVAQKFLEPIKQQFPWITYSDLWTLAAACAIQEMGGPDIPWRPGRADRDVSFCTPDGRLPDASKEHNHLRAIFGRMGFNDQEIVALSGAHALGRCHTDRSGFDGPWTFSPTTLTNDYFKLLFDEKWQWKKWNGPKQYEDKKTKSLMMLPTDLAIIKDKEFRKYAEVYAKDQEAFFRDFQKVVVKLFELGVPFVSGEDARITFKRTE from the coding sequence ATGGCTTCCACAAGCAGAACATTAACCAGAGCTCTTCGCTCACCACCCCCGACCCAAGCGTTTCGATCCTCTGCCTCGAAGCGCAGCGCCCAGCTTTTCCAGCAACAAGCCCGACGTGGCTACTCGAGCGAGGCCCCGAAGGCTGCGAGCAATTGGTACATCTGGGGAGCAGGAGGAGTAGCATTGGGAGTTGGAGGATACTTTGCCGTCCGTGGTACCAAGCAGAGCTCAGATGCCAAGTCGGAGACTGTCTTCACACCTACAAAAGATGACTACCAGAAAGTCTACGATGCGATAGCGGCAAAGATCATTGAGGAGGATGACTATGACGATGGCTCATACGGTCCTGTCCTCCTCCGACTAGGCTGGCACGCAAGTGGCACCTACGACGCAGCGACTGGTACAGGAGGCTCCAACGGCGCCACAATGCGTTTCGCACCCGAACGAGACCACGGAGCCAACGCTGGTCTCACTGTGGCCCAGAAGTTCCTCGAGCCCATCAAGCAGCAATTCCCCTGGATCACCTACTCCGATCTCTGGACCCTTGCCGCAGCCTGTGCTATTCAAGAAATGGGAGGTCCTGACATCCCATGGCGTCCAGGCCGCGCCGACCGCGATGTATCCTTCTGCACACCCGATGGTCGCCTTCCCGACGCCTCCAAAGAACACAACCACCTCCGCGCCATCTTCGGCCGCATGGGCTTCAATGACCAAGAAATCGTCGCTCTGTCTGGCGCTCACGCTCTCGGACGCTGCCACACTGACCGCTCTGGCTTCGACGGTCCTTGGACATTCTCACCTACCACATTGACGAACGACTACTTCAAGTTGCTCTTCGATGAGAAGTGgcagtggaagaagtggaatgGGCCGAAGCAGTATGaagacaagaagaccaagagcttgatgatgttgccTACAGATTTGGCGATAATCAAGGATAAGGAGTTCCGGAAGTACGCAGAAGTTTATGCTAAGGATCAGGAGGCTTTCTTTAGGGACTTCCAAAAAGTCGTGGTGAAGTTATTTGAACTTGGAGTGCCGTTTGTCAGTGGAGAGGATGCCAGGATAACTTTCAAGAGGACAGAGTAA